A region from the uncultured Macellibacteroides sp. genome encodes:
- a CDS encoding helix-turn-helix transcriptional regulator — protein sequence MYSNLYEKSGSDIIRELGKRYSDYRKRMGYTQKEVAEKSGLSVFTISSFENGSSTGITLASFIKLLRAIDSLDEIEKILPELPESPRALFKKQNKK from the coding sequence ATGTATAGCAATTTATATGAAAAGTCCGGAAGTGATATAATTCGGGAGTTGGGGAAACGGTATAGTGATTACCGCAAACGGATGGGATATACCCAAAAAGAAGTTGCCGAAAAATCCGGGTTGAGTGTATTTACTATAAGTTCTTTCGAGAACGGATCTTCCACAGGAATCACATTAGCCTCATTCATAAAATTGCTTCGGGCAATTGATAGTCTGGACGAAATAGAAAAGATCTTACCGGAATTGCCCGAAAGTCCACGAGCTTTATTTAAGAAACAAAATAAAAAGTAG
- a CDS encoding erythromycin esterase family protein encodes MNSTTKAYLLFLFLIFTTPCTAQLERQTYTNAYDLNFTMQSDSTITYPWLENASYSNYCMSAYGRDSNRNFFMKIYFKGFPFYNRLKTEFEQRILLPDSNMKEAIVEFESKGKNIKLVSVVLDVIDGLENTLFSDTLMLIPDSVLSSASKSIALTNAKMMNVRINAEGDIDKDAYIAFSKLNILIDGKPIDAFPINALPPLTVDRKTNYTTINSNEKIELEQINEIFNKKIIGLGESIHGNDGIKNLAYQLIFQAVERLNCKLILLEMPLEKSFAYNRFIQDESYELDSSTVIDQAEINFLNNLRIFNSDKTKDSKVKLYGFDYNSIHSSTQNSAMDIFDFITNLNQELKIPEVDQFSLLLTKEDLSDAINFLDAYREKIEKLLTTEETECILHILRVSKKMGDDGIERFRQRDSVMFVNAKFLIDKFAKNECVKTIIYGHAVHINPISTYPAVPCTPFGCYMRETYTESYSPLLFLIENGKSMAYDECYNRKNNSLSIPPKNSIEYSLNSIEDNAFYIPLTPDFNKLTLSRFKGSHHMPQEFYPINLYQRYKGVFFIKNTDCANIGQKEVPIDKALEMDIKIIKHRQKTIEELQKRNKKSINQPIESK; translated from the coding sequence ATGAATTCAACCACAAAAGCTTATCTTCTATTTCTGTTTCTAATTTTTACCACGCCATGTACAGCACAATTAGAAAGACAAACATATACGAATGCATATGATTTAAATTTTACCATGCAGTCTGACTCTACAATAACTTACCCATGGCTTGAAAATGCGTCATATAGTAATTACTGTATGTCCGCTTACGGGCGAGATTCAAACCGTAATTTTTTTATGAAGATATATTTCAAAGGATTTCCTTTTTATAATCGGTTAAAAACGGAATTCGAGCAGCGGATTTTACTTCCTGATAGTAATATGAAAGAAGCTATAGTTGAGTTCGAAAGTAAAGGAAAAAACATAAAACTTGTTTCTGTAGTTTTGGATGTTATAGATGGGCTGGAGAACACTCTTTTTTCTGATACCTTAATGCTAATACCAGATTCCGTATTGAGTTCAGCTTCAAAAAGCATAGCGTTAACAAATGCGAAGATGATGAATGTCAGAATTAATGCAGAAGGAGATATTGATAAAGATGCATACATCGCTTTTTCTAAGTTGAATATATTAATTGATGGCAAACCAATCGATGCATTTCCTATTAATGCTCTTCCTCCATTAACTGTAGATAGAAAAACTAATTACACGACTATAAATAGTAATGAAAAAATTGAATTGGAGCAAATCAATGAAATTTTCAATAAAAAGATTATCGGATTAGGGGAGTCAATACATGGAAACGATGGTATAAAGAATTTAGCGTACCAATTAATTTTTCAGGCAGTAGAAAGATTAAATTGCAAATTAATATTGCTGGAAATGCCCCTTGAAAAATCATTCGCTTATAATAGATTCATTCAGGATGAAAGTTACGAGCTTGATTCTTCAACAGTTATCGATCAAGCTGAAATTAATTTTTTAAATAATTTGCGAATCTTTAATTCGGATAAAACAAAGGATTCTAAAGTAAAACTATATGGTTTTGATTATAATTCAATCCATTCTTCAACTCAAAATTCAGCTATGGATATTTTTGATTTTATTACGAATCTAAATCAAGAGCTGAAGATACCCGAAGTTGATCAATTTTCCCTTCTTTTAACGAAAGAAGACCTTAGCGATGCAATTAACTTTCTTGATGCTTATCGAGAAAAAATAGAAAAGCTACTTACAACAGAAGAAACCGAATGCATCTTGCATATTTTGAGAGTCTCAAAGAAAATGGGAGACGATGGAATAGAAAGATTCAGACAACGAGATTCTGTCATGTTTGTAAATGCGAAATTTTTAATTGACAAGTTTGCCAAAAATGAATGTGTAAAAACAATAATCTACGGACATGCAGTACATATTAACCCCATTTCAACTTATCCTGCTGTACCTTGTACGCCTTTCGGGTGTTATATGCGTGAAACATACACTGAAAGTTATTCTCCTTTACTGTTTCTGATAGAAAATGGGAAATCTATGGCTTATGATGAATGTTATAACAGAAAAAACAATTCGTTAAGTATTCCTCCTAAAAATAGTATTGAATACTCTTTAAACTCCATTGAAGACAATGCTTTTTATATTCCTTTAACTCCTGATTTTAACAAATTAACCTTATCCCGGTTTAAGGGTAGTCATCATATGCCACAGGAGTTTTATCCAATTAACTTATATCAAAGATATAAAGGTGTGTTTTTCATTAAAAACACAGATTGCGCCAATATAGGTCAAAAAGAAGTCCCTATCGACAAAGCTTTAGAGATGGATATAAAAATAATAAAACATAGGCAAAAAACAATAGAGGAGTTGCAAAAACGGAATAAAAAAAGTATAAATCAACCAATTGAATCAAAATAA
- a CDS encoding type II toxin-antitoxin system HipA family toxin, whose protein sequence is METNVVKVKLWGIEVGYLSWDKKSGVAVFEYEPSFLELGLNIAPLTMSIDSPRSQKQLPWTGDKDKLYQGLPPMIADSLPDKWGNSLFKAWLKNNNIPAKKTNPVDHLSFIGSRAMGALEYEPAQELGDYSAFSVDVQILYEFARQVLNEREGTVLNEENSILWQDLVKISSSPGGKRPKAIVALNRTTGEVVSGQGLIPEGFQHYILKYDDNSVYPYAKLEYIYYRMALDSGINMMPSELRTYEGIKHFLTQRFDRNGNEKIHTQTLAAMSPMSDSYEDIFAVIRRLNLPYEDIRQQYLRMVFNVIARNVDDHSKNFAFCMNRAGVWRLSPAYDLTYSVDMAAPAYSNRHSLTINGKSENITREDLETVGFNNDIPDSKALIDTVACAIANFEHYAKELGIDEKLIESVKADFVQI, encoded by the coding sequence ATGGAAACAAATGTGGTAAAGGTGAAACTATGGGGAATAGAAGTAGGCTACCTTTCGTGGGATAAGAAATCAGGTGTAGCCGTTTTCGAATATGAGCCTTCATTCCTGGAATTGGGATTAAATATCGCACCATTGACTATGTCAATAGATTCCCCCCGGAGCCAGAAACAACTGCCGTGGACAGGAGATAAAGATAAACTCTACCAGGGACTCCCGCCTATGATTGCAGATTCTTTGCCCGACAAATGGGGAAATTCTCTGTTTAAGGCATGGCTAAAGAATAACAATATTCCAGCGAAGAAAACAAATCCGGTAGATCATTTGTCATTTATTGGTAGCAGGGCAATGGGAGCATTGGAATACGAGCCTGCTCAAGAATTAGGTGATTACTCTGCGTTCTCGGTCGATGTGCAAATATTGTATGAGTTTGCCAGGCAGGTATTAAACGAGAGAGAGGGTACCGTGTTAAATGAAGAAAATTCTATTCTGTGGCAGGATTTAGTAAAAATAAGTTCATCGCCAGGAGGAAAACGACCGAAAGCGATTGTAGCCCTGAATAGAACGACGGGGGAGGTTGTATCCGGACAAGGACTAATTCCCGAAGGCTTTCAGCATTATATTCTTAAGTATGATGATAATTCAGTATATCCTTATGCTAAGCTGGAATATATTTATTACCGGATGGCACTGGATAGCGGAATTAATATGATGCCATCGGAGCTAAGGACTTACGAAGGAATAAAGCATTTCCTTACCCAACGTTTTGACCGCAACGGTAACGAAAAGATACATACACAAACACTGGCAGCCATGTCGCCAATGAGCGATAGCTACGAAGATATTTTTGCAGTAATCCGTCGACTTAATCTTCCATATGAAGATATCCGGCAACAATATCTGCGTATGGTATTCAACGTAATCGCCCGGAACGTGGACGACCATTCCAAGAACTTTGCATTCTGCATGAATCGGGCAGGAGTGTGGCGGTTATCACCGGCATACGATCTGACTTATAGTGTGGATATGGCTGCTCCAGCATATTCAAACAGGCATTCGTTAACGATAAACGGCAAGAGCGAGAATATTACGCGTGAGGATTTAGAAACAGTAGGCTTTAATAATGATATACCAGACAGCAAAGCCCTAATCGACACCGTAGCCTGTGCCATTGCTAATTTTGAGCATTACGCCAAGGAATTAGGCATTGATGAAAAATTAATCGAGAGTGTTAAAGCTGATTTTGTACAGATATAG